One Bacillus sp. FJAT-52991 genomic region harbors:
- a CDS encoding EAL domain-containing protein translates to MIDSNINNLSSENELFKKMKKELIDIQYALDQSSIVAMTDKKGKIFYVNDQFCHISKYSREELIGQNHNILNSCFHPPAFFKTMWKTIGSGQIWQGEIRNKAKDGSLYWVDTTIVPFLDEKGVPYQYVSIRNDITARKAMEEKYRLITEYSSDLIAIIDVEGRFHYLSPSHENLLGYDLANLQSHRFSDLIHHEDKEKVLTELKKVAQKKQTSAKLEFRFKKANGSYMDGETNLNPIYENADSIQHFVLVTRNITDRKKSDELIHHLAYHDSLTNLPNRRYFMNLLYDEIEMVKKNGTSLAVLIIDLDHFKNVNDSGGHDKGDFVLVEAAMRIKNSIRQGDVVARHGGDEFTILLKNIVSQDEVQQVAERIRSNLNQPIKVMDQYYTISCSIGAAIFPESGKEAGALLSHADMALYKVKNLNRNDYALFDKEMERQSIERILKENALKKALTDNQFHLDYQPKLDLATKQTIGMEALVRWNHPELGRISPAEFIPLAEESGIILPLGEWVMRQGCQQAKKWNDLGFSLQLSVNVSPHQLEQPDFVQSVQAILEETGLEASSFEIEVTESIFVNMDHAMFVLQELQDLGISVSIDDFGTGYSSFSYLKELPINTLKIDASFIRDIHENEESRAIVKAMLTLVHALGLNVVAEGVETTDQLQILIEDGCIQGQGYLFSKPLCSKDFEAYLQREKCGSIVE, encoded by the coding sequence ATGATTGACAGTAATATTAATAATCTAAGCTCTGAAAATGAATTGTTTAAAAAGATGAAAAAAGAGCTGATCGATATACAATATGCGCTTGATCAGTCCTCGATTGTTGCTATGACAGATAAAAAAGGAAAAATTTTTTATGTAAATGATCAATTTTGTCATATTTCTAAATACAGTCGAGAAGAATTGATCGGGCAAAATCATAATATTTTAAATTCGTGCTTTCATCCTCCAGCATTTTTCAAAACGATGTGGAAAACCATTGGCTCAGGCCAAATATGGCAGGGGGAAATTCGAAACAAAGCCAAAGATGGCTCGTTATATTGGGTAGATACGACAATTGTCCCATTTCTAGATGAAAAAGGGGTTCCTTATCAATATGTTTCTATCCGCAACGATATAACAGCCCGTAAGGCAATGGAAGAGAAATATCGACTTATTACTGAATACTCATCCGATCTCATCGCAATCATCGATGTGGAGGGACGTTTTCACTACTTATCCCCTTCACACGAAAATTTACTCGGATATGATTTGGCTAATTTACAGTCACACCGCTTCTCAGACTTGATTCATCACGAGGATAAAGAGAAAGTCTTAACAGAACTCAAAAAAGTCGCCCAAAAAAAACAAACATCAGCGAAACTAGAATTTCGGTTCAAAAAAGCCAATGGATCGTACATGGATGGGGAAACAAACTTAAATCCCATTTATGAAAATGCTGATTCAATCCAGCATTTTGTACTTGTCACACGTAATATAACTGATCGAAAAAAGTCAGATGAGCTGATCCATCATCTCGCTTATCATGACTCATTAACAAATCTGCCTAATAGAAGATATTTCATGAACTTGCTCTACGATGAAATAGAAATGGTGAAAAAAAACGGAACGTCACTTGCGGTGTTGATCATCGACCTCGATCATTTTAAGAACGTCAACGATTCAGGGGGACACGATAAGGGCGATTTTGTCTTAGTCGAAGCTGCTATGCGAATTAAAAATAGCATTCGCCAAGGTGATGTCGTCGCGCGACATGGTGGCGATGAATTTACGATTTTATTGAAAAATATCGTAAGTCAAGACGAAGTTCAACAAGTGGCTGAACGAATTCGATCGAATTTGAATCAACCAATCAAAGTAATGGACCAATACTATACCATCTCTTGTAGCATTGGAGCTGCTATATTCCCAGAAAGCGGAAAAGAAGCGGGTGCCCTGCTCTCTCACGCAGACATGGCACTATATAAAGTAAAGAACCTAAACCGAAACGATTACGCACTTTTTGATAAAGAGATGGAGCGGCAGTCCATCGAACGAATCTTGAAAGAAAATGCCTTAAAAAAAGCCTTAACAGATAACCAATTCCATCTTGATTATCAACCAAAACTAGACTTAGCAACCAAACAAACCATCGGCATGGAGGCTCTCGTTCGCTGGAATCATCCAGAACTCGGTAGAATCTCTCCAGCAGAATTCATTCCACTTGCGGAAGAATCAGGCATCATTTTGCCGCTCGGTGAATGGGTGATGCGCCAAGGCTGCCAACAAGCCAAAAAATGGAACGATCTAGGCTTTTCTCTACAACTATCAGTCAATGTATCACCTCATCAGTTAGAACAACCTGATTTTGTGCAAAGCGTTCAAGCCATCCTAGAAGAAACTGGCCTTGAAGCATCGTCCTTTGAAATCGAAGTCACCGAAAGCATATTCGTCAATATGGATCACGCCATGTTCGTCTTACAAGAACTACAAGACTTAGGCATATCCGTATCCATCGATGATTTCGGCACTGGCTACAGCTCTTTCAGCTACCTTAAAGAACTGCCAATCAACACATTAAAAATCGACGCATCCTTTATTCGAGACATTCATGAAAATGAAGAAAGCCGCGCCATCGTCAAAGCCATGCTCACCCTTGTCCACGCACTCGGCCTAAACGTCGTCGCAGAAGGAGTGGAAACCACCGACCAACTCCAAATCTTAATCGAAGACGGCTGTATTCAAGGCCAAGGCTACCTATTTAGCAAACCGCTATGTAGCAAAGATTTTGAAGCTTACTTACAGCGGGAAAAGTGTGGGAGTATTGTTGAGTGA
- a CDS encoding lysozyme inhibitor LprI family protein codes for MKRLSFMVLAVMLLAGCGNSLYDESMKQAKLAMANGEFDKAKASFELALEEKPDDPEASGVYEQLVVYESVQKAIENGQWDEALTKVEGLKKAKNIEKNLKQSLDELVKTAEAGKENERIVSEKVEDIKGLVSEKNYEAAQKLIDEIKQNEQLKVAYQQFSGEVDRLSSEIQSGIQHQAEAEKEVAIQEAEAVKQKATNESRKVEYYSKLEQIETGMADLEYIYEQGTTVEVREAESERYKRWDDALNEIYGVLKQQLPSNEMEQLRTAQRKWITYRDESAESAAASFEGGSWASVQYVSTQADLTKERCYELVDRYMK; via the coding sequence ATGAAAAGGTTATCATTTATGGTATTGGCTGTGATGCTATTAGCCGGTTGTGGCAATAGCCTTTATGATGAGTCAATGAAGCAGGCGAAGTTGGCAATGGCGAATGGGGAGTTTGACAAGGCGAAAGCGTCATTTGAGCTGGCGCTAGAAGAAAAGCCGGATGATCCTGAAGCCTCAGGAGTATACGAGCAACTAGTCGTTTATGAAAGTGTCCAAAAGGCGATTGAAAATGGTCAATGGGATGAGGCTTTAACGAAAGTAGAGGGCTTAAAGAAGGCAAAGAATATCGAAAAAAACTTAAAGCAATCATTAGATGAACTAGTGAAAACGGCGGAAGCTGGGAAGGAAAATGAGCGCATTGTTTCCGAAAAAGTAGAAGATATTAAGGGATTAGTAAGTGAAAAGAACTACGAAGCAGCGCAAAAATTAATCGATGAAATCAAACAGAATGAACAGTTGAAAGTGGCTTATCAACAGTTCTCCGGTGAAGTGGATCGGCTGTCATCAGAAATTCAGTCAGGCATTCAGCATCAGGCAGAAGCAGAAAAGGAAGTAGCTATTCAAGAAGCTGAAGCCGTCAAACAAAAGGCTACCAATGAAAGTAGAAAAGTAGAGTACTATTCAAAGCTAGAGCAGATTGAAACGGGGATGGCAGATTTAGAATATATATATGAACAAGGCACGACAGTCGAAGTGAGAGAGGCGGAATCAGAGCGGTATAAACGTTGGGATGACGCATTGAATGAAATATACGGTGTACTGAAGCAGCAGCTTCCATCCAATGAAATGGAACAATTACGGACGGCACAGCGCAAATGGATCACGTATCGAGATGAGTCAGCAGAGAGTGCTGCTGCTAGTTTTGAAGGCGGATCATGGGCGTCTGTTCAATATGTTAGTACGCAAGCTGATTTGACGAAAGAACGATGCTATGAGCTCGTAGATCGATATATGAAATGA
- the acsA gene encoding acetate--CoA ligase, which translates to MEGTTFSKELAPVLENINLQDYEEAVRQADWGKVAEHFTWFQTGQVNMVYEAIDRHVKEGKAEKTALFFTDGDREEQYTYQHIQEQSCRFANGLKSLGVEKGDRVFIFMPRSPELYFSLLGIVRVGAIAGPLFEAFMEEAVKDRLEDSGAKVVVTTPQLLERIPVDQLPNLEKVILVGSDEKTADYIVPFNELMSVSDEYMIEWVEREDGMLLHYTSGSTGKPKGVLQVHDAMLHQYVAGKWVYDLHEDDIFWCTADPGWVTGTSAGIWSPWLNGVTNVLRGGRFKAEDWFATLEKYGVTVWFSAPTAFRLLMASGNKMPKNYDLSKLRHILSAGEPLNPEVIRWGLETLNLRIHDNWWMTETGSSICANFRCNTIRPGSMGKPLPGIEMTIIDDNGQELPPNRMGNLAIKPQWPAMMRQVWNNKEKYESYFLKGWFVTGDSAYKDEDGYFWFEGRVDDVINTSGERVGPFEVESKLVEHPAVAEAGVIGIPDPLRGEVIKAFITLRPGYTESPELLEEIRQFVKTRLAAHAAPRQFEVRDTMPKTRSGKIMRRVLKAWELGLPTGDLSTMEDD; encoded by the coding sequence ATGGAAGGAACGACTTTTTCGAAAGAGTTAGCGCCTGTTTTAGAGAATATAAATTTGCAAGATTATGAGGAAGCGGTTCGCCAAGCTGATTGGGGGAAGGTGGCTGAGCATTTCACTTGGTTTCAAACGGGGCAAGTGAATATGGTGTACGAAGCCATTGATCGCCATGTGAAAGAAGGGAAGGCGGAAAAAACAGCTTTGTTTTTTACTGATGGAGATCGGGAAGAACAGTATACTTATCAACATATTCAAGAGCAGTCTTGCCGCTTTGCAAATGGATTAAAGTCGCTTGGTGTTGAGAAAGGCGATCGTGTGTTTATCTTTATGCCGCGTAGTCCGGAGTTATATTTTTCCTTACTAGGCATTGTCAGAGTCGGAGCCATTGCGGGGCCGTTGTTTGAGGCGTTTATGGAGGAAGCCGTTAAGGATCGTTTGGAGGATAGCGGGGCGAAGGTGGTTGTAACGACACCTCAACTATTAGAGCGTATTCCTGTCGATCAATTGCCGAATTTAGAGAAAGTGATTTTAGTAGGATCAGATGAAAAAACAGCGGATTACATTGTCCCTTTTAATGAGCTGATGAGCGTGTCAGATGAGTACATGATCGAGTGGGTGGAACGAGAGGATGGCATGCTTTTGCATTACACATCTGGTTCGACTGGAAAGCCAAAAGGGGTATTACAAGTTCATGACGCGATGCTGCATCAATATGTTGCGGGAAAATGGGTGTATGATCTTCATGAGGATGATATTTTTTGGTGCACGGCAGACCCAGGCTGGGTGACAGGGACATCCGCTGGCATTTGGTCTCCATGGTTAAATGGCGTCACCAATGTGTTGCGTGGTGGCCGCTTTAAAGCGGAGGATTGGTTTGCGACACTTGAAAAATACGGGGTAACGGTCTGGTTTAGTGCACCAACTGCTTTCCGATTATTGATGGCAAGCGGAAATAAAATGCCGAAGAACTATGATTTATCAAAGCTGCGTCATATTTTATCAGCTGGTGAGCCGCTCAATCCAGAAGTCATTCGTTGGGGGCTTGAAACATTGAATCTTCGCATTCATGACAACTGGTGGATGACGGAAACAGGTTCATCGATTTGTGCGAACTTCCGTTGTAACACGATCCGTCCTGGTTCAATGGGAAAACCGCTGCCTGGCATTGAAATGACAATTATTGATGATAATGGTCAAGAATTACCTCCAAATCGAATGGGGAACTTGGCGATTAAACCACAATGGCCAGCGATGATGCGTCAAGTATGGAACAATAAAGAAAAATACGAAAGTTATTTCTTGAAAGGCTGGTTTGTTACGGGAGACTCTGCTTATAAGGATGAAGATGGTTACTTTTGGTTTGAAGGGCGTGTCGATGATGTCATCAATACATCTGGTGAGCGCGTGGGACCATTTGAAGTTGAAAGTAAGCTAGTGGAGCATCCAGCTGTAGCTGAAGCTGGAGTCATCGGTATTCCTGATCCGCTTCGTGGGGAAGTGATCAAAGCTTTTATCACCTTGCGACCGGGCTACACAGAAAGCCCAGAATTACTGGAAGAGATTCGTCAGTTCGTCAAAACTCGTCTAGCCGCTCATGCAGCACCGAGACAGTTTGAAGTCCGCGATACAATGCCAAAAACTCGCTCAGGTAAAATTATGCGCCGCGTGTTAAAAGCGTGGGAGCTTGGTTTGCCAACAGGAGACTTATCGACAATGGAAGATGATTAA
- a CDS encoding carbonic anhydrase, with the protein MTLLEEILTYNEKFVASKQYEEFATDKFPDKRVVLLTCMDTRLVELVTKAMNFKNGDVKIVRNAGAIVNHPFGSIMRSLLVAVYQLQADEVIIVGHHDCGMSSLKSENILAAMAERGVKQETIDTLRHAGIDVDSWLEGFSSVEESVSHSVSMVKNHPLMQNDIPVHGLVIDPASGKLDLIVDGYKN; encoded by the coding sequence ATGACATTATTAGAAGAAATCTTAACTTATAATGAGAAATTTGTGGCAAGTAAGCAATATGAAGAATTTGCAACGGATAAATTTCCGGATAAGCGTGTCGTGCTTTTAACTTGTATGGATACTCGTCTTGTTGAGCTTGTGACGAAGGCAATGAACTTCAAAAATGGGGACGTCAAAATTGTCCGCAATGCAGGTGCCATCGTCAATCATCCATTCGGGAGTATTATGCGTAGTTTACTTGTAGCCGTTTACCAACTACAAGCAGATGAAGTGATCATCGTGGGTCATCACGATTGCGGCATGAGCTCGCTAAAGAGCGAAAACATTTTAGCCGCAATGGCCGAGCGTGGCGTGAAGCAAGAAACAATCGATACATTAAGACATGCGGGCATTGATGTGGACTCTTGGCTTGAAGGATTTAGTAGTGTAGAAGAAAGCGTATCTCATAGTGTTAGTATGGTCAAAAACCATCCATTGATGCAAAATGATATTCCTGTCCATGGGCTTGTTATTGATCCAGCGAGCGGAAAATTAGATTTAATTGTAGATGGATATAAAAACTAA
- a CDS encoding thioredoxin family protein codes for MEKIASLSTLHEKLNEHTVALLYISRPNCSVCHAVLPQVEELLTNYPQVKMLHVNADDVPEIAGEYAIFTIPVIIFFVEGKEMFRKARFIPMGELEHSIKKIVELM; via the coding sequence TTGGAAAAGATCGCATCCCTCTCTACCCTTCATGAGAAATTAAATGAACATACAGTCGCTTTACTTTATATTTCACGACCCAATTGCTCGGTTTGTCATGCTGTTTTACCACAAGTGGAGGAACTGTTAACGAACTATCCACAAGTGAAAATGTTACATGTCAATGCCGATGATGTGCCTGAAATTGCCGGAGAATACGCCATTTTCACGATTCCAGTTATTATTTTCTTCGTTGAAGGCAAAGAAATGTTCCGTAAAGCTCGCTTCATTCCAATGGGAGAACTCGAGCATTCCATAAAAAAAATTGTTGAATTAATGTAA
- the queF gene encoding preQ(1) synthase, which produces MAGRKEDELQDITLLGNQGTTYKFAYDPSILETFDNKHQNRDYFVKFNCPEFTSLCPMTGQPDFATIYISYIPDVKMVESKALKLYLFSFRNHGDFHEDCMNIIMNDLIELMNPRYIEVWGKFTPRGGISIDPYTNWGRPGTKYEQMAEYRMMNHDLYPEKIDNR; this is translated from the coding sequence ATGGCAGGAAGAAAAGAAGACGAATTACAAGACATCACCCTTTTAGGCAATCAAGGGACAACATATAAATTTGCGTACGACCCGTCGATTCTCGAAACATTCGACAACAAGCACCAAAATCGTGATTACTTCGTGAAATTCAACTGTCCAGAGTTCACAAGTCTATGCCCAATGACCGGACAACCTGATTTTGCGACGATCTACATCAGCTACATTCCAGATGTAAAAATGGTCGAAAGTAAAGCGTTAAAGCTATATTTATTTAGTTTCCGTAATCACGGTGATTTTCATGAGGACTGCATGAATATCATCATGAATGATCTCATTGAACTAATGAACCCACGCTACATCGAAGTTTGGGGCAAATTCACGCCACGTGGTGGTATTTCCATTGACCCATACACAAACTGGGGTCGTCCTGGAACAAAATATGAGCAAATGGCGGAGTACCGCATGATGAATCATGATTTGTATCCGGAGAAAATTGATAATCGATAG
- a CDS encoding cold-shock protein, which yields MEQGKVKWFNAEKGFGFIEREGGDDVFVHFSAIQGEGYKSLDEGQAVTFDTEQGQRGLQATNVQKA from the coding sequence ATGGAACAAGGTAAAGTGAAATGGTTTAATGCAGAAAAAGGTTTTGGATTTATCGAACGTGAAGGCGGAGACGATGTATTCGTTCACTTCTCAGCTATCCAAGGTGAAGGCTACAAATCTTTAGACGAAGGTCAAGCTGTAACATTTGATACTGAACAAGGTCAACGTGGATTACAAGCGACTAACGTTCAAAAAGCATAA
- a CDS encoding pentapeptide repeat-containing protein: MTNLFKIQQPKIPQNLISASFEEWKEDRYFNKCIIKDCAIKDCAIIGEEIERLKFDQVVFENVSFVDVNFRFVELVDVVFNKCDLSNTEFCNGSVHRVEFKHSKMLGLNLADATLRNVVLEECQANFASFSYAELKQVKFLQCAIQSGDFYECQLDKVQFNQCNLDEANFEGTSLNGIDLSSCEFHELKVSAEKLAGCTVSEEQAIAFSRLLGLNIKE; encoded by the coding sequence ATGACTAATCTATTTAAAATCCAACAACCGAAGATTCCACAAAATTTAATTTCAGCTAGTTTTGAAGAGTGGAAAGAGGATCGTTATTTTAATAAATGTATCATTAAAGATTGTGCCATTAAAGATTGTGCCATTATAGGGGAAGAGATTGAGCGGCTGAAGTTTGATCAAGTCGTTTTTGAGAATGTTTCTTTTGTTGATGTGAATTTTCGATTTGTTGAATTGGTCGATGTTGTTTTTAATAAATGTGATTTGTCCAATACTGAATTTTGTAACGGGAGTGTTCATCGAGTAGAGTTTAAACACTCTAAAATGTTAGGTTTGAATTTGGCTGATGCGACGTTGCGTAATGTGGTGTTAGAAGAGTGTCAAGCGAACTTTGCTTCGTTTAGCTATGCTGAATTGAAGCAGGTGAAGTTTCTGCAATGTGCCATTCAAAGCGGAGATTTTTATGAATGTCAGTTGGATAAAGTGCAATTTAATCAATGCAATTTAGATGAAGCCAACTTTGAAGGCACGTCACTTAATGGAATCGACCTTAGTAGCTGTGAATTTCACGAGCTTAAGGTTTCAGCAGAAAAATTAGCAGGATGCACCGTGTCTGAAGAACAGGCCATCGCTTTTTCTCGATTATTAGGCTTGAATATCAAAGAATAG
- the metH gene encoding methionine synthase, producing MSNPHPIEKELEKRILIIDGAMGTMLQQANLTADDFGGEEYEGCNEYLNITAPDVIDRIHRAYLEAGTDIIETNSFGGTELVLNEYGLGKHTYEINRRAAEIARQCVDDFSTPEHPRYVAGAIGPTTKTLSVTGGIDFETLSKDFELQAVALIDGGADLLLMETSQDMLNVKAGTLGIQRAFEQTGKTLPVMISGTIEPMGTTLAGQNIEAFYISIEHIQPLSVGLNCATGPEFMTDHIRSLSALSNSFVSCYPNAGLPDEDGCYHESPDSLAQKLKGFAEKGWINIVGGCCGTTPEHIRAMKEAVKDLPPRPRPKHPHDHAVSGIEPLLYDDTMRPLFIGERTNVIGSRKFKRLIIEGKFEEAAEIARAQVKGGAHVIDICLANPDRDELEDMENFMQEVVKKVKVPLVIDSTDETVIEKALKYSQGKAIINSINLEDGEERFEAVLPLVKKYGAAIVVGTIDETGMAVSRERKLEVAIRSYDLLVNKWGVAPEDIIFDPLVFPVGTGDEQYIGSAEETIEGIRLIKEKLPKALTVLGVSNVSFGLPPVGREVLNAVYLYHCTQAGLDYAIVNTEKLERFASIPKEEIELAEKLLFDTNDDTLAAFTDFYRDKKKEKKEEDIPKTVPERLAYYVVEGTKEGLLPDLEAALTMYDTPLDIINGPLMKGMAEVGRLFNDNQLIVAEVLQSAEVMKAAVAFLEPYMEKKENDNGKGKVVLATVKGDVHDIGKNLVDIILSNNGFKVVDLGIKVTPSELIEAIKKENPDMVGLSGLLVKSAQQMVLTAQDMKAASIDVPILVGGAALSRRFTETKISPEYTGPVLYAKDAMDGLSIASRLQNETEKSQLLNELAEKQEKRKEIEAYRETSKPAVAVLEKPIKTVRQDVPVFEPRDLRKHIQRDYPVAHLKPYINMQTLIGHHLGLKGKVEKLLAEKDERAILLKETVDGFLQEGLLKTASVYQFFPAQSNGDDVIIYDPADAKTEIERFTFPRQQKEPFLCLADYLKSVDSGEMDYVGLFVVTAGFGVRDQAAKFKEKGEFLQSHAIQSTALELAEGFAERIHQEIRDQWGFPDPVDFTMRERFAAKYQGQRFSFGYPACPNLEDQEKLFKLLQPEDIGVHLTEGYMMEPEASVSAIVFAHPDARYFNVE from the coding sequence ATGTCCAATCCACATCCAATTGAAAAAGAACTAGAAAAACGCATACTCATCATTGACGGGGCGATGGGAACGATGCTTCAGCAAGCCAATTTAACGGCTGATGACTTCGGTGGCGAAGAATATGAAGGCTGCAATGAATACTTAAATATCACCGCCCCCGATGTGATTGATCGCATTCACCGGGCCTACCTTGAAGCCGGCACCGATATTATCGAAACAAACTCATTTGGTGGTACCGAGCTTGTTTTAAATGAATACGGCCTTGGAAAGCATACCTATGAAATTAATCGACGCGCCGCTGAAATTGCTCGCCAATGCGTGGATGATTTTTCCACACCAGAGCACCCACGCTATGTAGCTGGGGCAATAGGTCCAACGACAAAAACATTATCTGTCACAGGCGGCATCGACTTTGAAACACTTAGCAAAGACTTTGAACTGCAAGCCGTTGCGTTAATTGATGGCGGCGCTGACTTACTATTAATGGAAACGAGTCAAGATATGCTCAATGTCAAAGCTGGCACCCTTGGCATTCAACGGGCATTTGAACAAACTGGAAAAACACTCCCTGTGATGATTTCCGGCACGATTGAACCGATGGGGACAACGCTTGCGGGGCAAAATATTGAAGCCTTCTATATTTCGATTGAGCATATCCAACCGCTCTCTGTCGGCTTAAACTGTGCGACAGGACCGGAATTTATGACTGATCATATCCGCTCCCTTTCCGCTTTGTCCAACAGCTTTGTTAGCTGTTATCCAAATGCCGGCCTTCCCGATGAAGACGGCTGCTATCATGAATCACCCGACTCTTTAGCTCAAAAACTAAAAGGCTTTGCAGAAAAAGGCTGGATCAATATTGTTGGCGGCTGTTGCGGCACGACACCCGAGCATATTCGGGCAATGAAAGAAGCGGTGAAGGACCTCCCTCCTCGTCCGCGGCCAAAGCATCCGCATGACCATGCCGTATCCGGGATTGAACCCCTTTTATACGACGACACGATGAGACCTTTATTTATCGGAGAACGAACGAATGTCATCGGCTCACGAAAATTTAAGCGGCTGATCATCGAAGGGAAATTTGAAGAAGCGGCAGAAATCGCTCGCGCCCAAGTTAAGGGGGGCGCTCATGTTATTGACATCTGTCTCGCCAATCCGGATCGAGATGAACTGGAAGACATGGAAAACTTCATGCAAGAAGTGGTGAAAAAAGTAAAAGTACCACTCGTCATCGATTCAACAGATGAAACCGTCATTGAAAAAGCGCTGAAATATTCACAAGGGAAGGCCATCATTAACTCGATTAACTTAGAAGACGGTGAAGAACGATTTGAAGCTGTTCTTCCACTCGTTAAAAAATACGGAGCAGCCATTGTTGTTGGTACAATTGACGAAACTGGCATGGCCGTATCTCGCGAGCGCAAACTGGAAGTGGCGATCCGCTCTTATGATCTGCTTGTGAATAAATGGGGAGTCGCTCCAGAGGATATTATTTTTGACCCGCTCGTCTTCCCTGTCGGCACAGGTGATGAGCAATATATCGGTTCCGCCGAAGAAACGATTGAAGGCATTCGCCTCATTAAAGAAAAGTTACCCAAAGCATTAACTGTACTCGGTGTCAGCAATGTATCATTCGGCCTCCCTCCTGTCGGCCGTGAAGTGTTAAATGCCGTCTATTTATATCACTGTACGCAGGCCGGTCTCGATTACGCGATCGTTAACACTGAAAAACTGGAGCGTTTCGCCTCGATCCCAAAAGAAGAGATTGAACTGGCAGAAAAGCTGTTATTCGATACGAATGATGACACTTTAGCAGCTTTTACCGACTTTTACCGAGATAAAAAGAAGGAAAAAAAAGAAGAAGACATTCCGAAAACGGTACCGGAACGCCTCGCCTATTACGTTGTTGAAGGAACGAAAGAAGGGTTACTTCCTGACTTAGAAGCGGCACTTACAATGTATGACACACCGCTTGATATTATTAACGGCCCACTGATGAAAGGAATGGCCGAGGTTGGACGGCTATTTAACGACAACCAACTAATCGTGGCCGAAGTATTGCAAAGTGCCGAAGTAATGAAAGCGGCTGTCGCCTTTTTAGAGCCATATATGGAGAAAAAAGAAAATGACAACGGCAAAGGAAAAGTCGTCCTCGCTACTGTTAAAGGCGATGTGCATGACATCGGAAAAAACCTTGTCGATATTATTTTAAGCAATAACGGCTTTAAAGTCGTTGACCTTGGGATTAAAGTGACACCATCCGAATTAATTGAAGCGATTAAAAAGGAAAATCCTGATATGGTCGGCCTGTCTGGATTGCTTGTCAAATCCGCTCAACAAATGGTGCTTACCGCTCAGGATATGAAAGCAGCCAGCATTGATGTGCCAATTTTAGTCGGTGGGGCCGCCTTATCTCGCCGCTTCACTGAAACAAAAATTTCGCCTGAGTACACAGGTCCGGTTTTATACGCCAAAGATGCGATGGATGGATTATCGATTGCAAGTCGCCTGCAAAATGAAACGGAAAAATCACAGCTATTGAATGAACTGGCAGAAAAGCAGGAAAAACGCAAAGAAATTGAAGCCTATCGTGAAACGTCGAAACCAGCTGTTGCTGTTTTAGAAAAACCGATAAAAACAGTGCGACAAGATGTCCCTGTGTTTGAGCCGCGTGACTTGCGGAAGCATATTCAGCGAGACTATCCTGTTGCTCATTTAAAACCATATATCAATATGCAAACATTGATCGGTCACCACCTCGGTTTAAAAGGCAAAGTGGAAAAATTACTGGCGGAAAAAGATGAACGTGCCATCCTGTTAAAAGAAACAGTCGATGGATTTTTACAAGAAGGTCTGTTAAAAACAGCAAGCGTGTATCAATTTTTTCCGGCTCAATCCAATGGGGATGATGTGATCATTTACGACCCAGCGGATGCTAAAACCGAAATCGAACGCTTCACCTTCCCGCGTCAGCAAAAAGAGCCCTTCCTTTGCTTAGCCGATTATTTAAAATCGGTCGACAGCGGTGAAATGGATTATGTTGGTCTGTTTGTCGTCACCGCTGGCTTCGGTGTTCGTGACCAAGCCGCCAAATTCAAAGAAAAAGGTGAATTCTTGCAAAGCCATGCCATCCAATCCACTGCGTTAGAACTTGCGGAAGGCTTTGCTGAACGCATTCACCAAGAAATACGTGACCAATGGGGCTTCCCGGACCCTGTCGACTTCACCATGAGAGAACGCTTCGCCGCCAAATACCAAGGCCAGCGCTTCTCCTTCGGCTACCCGGCTTGTCCGAATCTAGAAGACCAAGAAAAACTATTTAAATTATTGCAGCCAGAAGACATCGGCGTCCACCTCACCGAAGGCTACATGATGGAACCCGAAGCCTCAGTATCAGCAATTGTCTTCGCACATCCAGATGCAAGGTACTTTAATGTGGAATAA